The Flavobacteriales bacterium genome includes a region encoding these proteins:
- the rpmF gene encoding 50S ribosomal protein L32, which produces MAHPKRKISKTRRDKRRTHDKLVAKQLIKDPKTGEVSQYHRLNLETGMYRGKQVLEVSSEA; this is translated from the coding sequence ATGGCACATCCCAAGCGTAAGATTTCGAAAACCCGTCGCGACAAGCGAAGAACTCACGACAAATTAGTTGCCAAGCAATTAATTAAAGACCCAAAAACCGGGGAGGTTTCTCAATATCATCGATTGAATTTGGAAACCGGAATGTACCGAGGAAAACAGGTTTTAGAAGTTAGCAGCGAAGCTTAA
- a CDS encoding DUF177 domain-containing protein, whose translation MKQRDFVLQFGSIKEGKHQFEYHLTDSFFKFIDGSLITNANVVVLLEFERFVNHLQLKFDLKGWVEKECDVCLSTIQYPIKSSQTLLVKMSSSPEEDEAEIVWLPLDAHEIDLTTHLYDFVVLSIPIKVVCKDSLNRKECDKEIIKKMSFKEDSAGNENHPEWQKLKDIFKN comes from the coding sequence ATGAAGCAAAGAGATTTTGTTTTGCAATTTGGCTCCATAAAAGAAGGGAAGCATCAATTTGAGTATCATCTCACAGATTCTTTCTTTAAATTTATTGATGGCAGCCTTATTACCAATGCAAACGTGGTTGTTCTTTTAGAGTTTGAGCGTTTTGTTAACCACCTACAACTCAAATTTGATTTGAAAGGATGGGTTGAAAAAGAATGTGATGTTTGTCTTTCAACAATCCAATATCCGATAAAATCAAGTCAAACCTTGTTGGTTAAAATGAGTTCTTCGCCAGAAGAAGACGAGGCCGAAATTGTTTGGCTTCCTTTAGATGCCCACGAAATTGATTTAACAACTCATCTGTATGATTTTGTTGTACTTTCAATTCCAATAAAAGTGGTTTGCAAAGATTCGCTCAATAGAAAAGAATGTGATAAAGAAATAATTAAAAAAATGTCATTCAAGGAAGATTCAGCCGGAAACGAAAATCATCCAGAATGGCAAAAGTTAAAAGATATATTTAAAAATTGA
- the pdxA gene encoding 4-hydroxythreonine-4-phosphate dehydrogenase PdxA has product MEFEKTKLGFSLGDPNGIGLEILIKAFENGTLFKHCIPVLYSPISAYRHYEALLETISVEHKIIRDADNASEGTLNILEIEPSDYIPTPGIATKQSGELAIVSLLAAVEDIKKGKIHNIVTLPIDKSNTHSENFRYAGHTDFLADTFGTEDYMMLLVNDSFRVGVVTGHIPLEQVSSKITKELLSKKIDILYHSLQFDFAIDKPKIAVLGLNPHSGDNGLIGSEELEVIKPTIDKYIREGKLIYGPYPADAFFGKKLNEQFDAVLAMYHDQGLIPFKQLAFDTGVNYTAGLPIVRTSPDHGTAFDIAGKNLAKSDSLVNAIFMAKRIFRNRLDYNEINKNFLDFKFHKREKFSIGVPNLK; this is encoded by the coding sequence TTGGAATTCGAAAAAACAAAACTTGGATTTTCCCTTGGCGACCCGAACGGAATTGGCTTAGAAATTTTAATTAAAGCATTTGAAAACGGTACGTTGTTTAAACACTGCATTCCCGTTCTTTACTCCCCAATTTCAGCATACCGCCATTATGAAGCTTTACTTGAAACCATATCTGTAGAACATAAAATAATAAGAGATGCCGATAATGCCTCAGAGGGTACACTAAATATCCTTGAAATAGAACCTTCCGACTACATACCAACACCCGGAATAGCCACCAAACAAAGTGGTGAGTTAGCTATTGTGTCTTTATTGGCTGCGGTGGAAGACATCAAAAAAGGAAAAATTCATAACATAGTTACACTGCCTATTGACAAAAGCAACACCCATTCTGAAAATTTCAGATATGCAGGGCACACCGACTTTTTGGCCGATACTTTTGGCACAGAAGACTACATGATGCTTTTGGTAAATGACAGCTTTAGAGTAGGGGTAGTAACCGGACATATACCACTTGAGCAAGTTTCGAGCAAAATAACCAAAGAGCTGTTGTCAAAGAAAATTGACATACTCTATCATTCTCTACAATTTGACTTTGCCATAGATAAACCCAAAATTGCTGTTTTGGGATTAAACCCTCACAGCGGAGATAATGGACTAATTGGCAGCGAAGAACTGGAAGTAATAAAACCGACCATAGACAAATATATTAGAGAAGGAAAATTGATTTATGGTCCTTACCCCGCCGATGCTTTTTTTGGAAAAAAACTAAACGAACAATTTGATGCGGTCTTGGCCATGTATCACGATCAAGGTCTTATTCCATTTAAACAGCTGGCATTTGACACCGGAGTAAATTATACTGCCGGCCTGCCCATTGTGAGAACCTCACCCGACCATGGCACCGCTTTTGACATTGCAGGAAAGAACTTAGCAAAGTCAGATTCGTTGGTAAATGCCATATTCATGGCGAAAAGAATATTCCGTAATCGTCTTGATTACAACGAGATAAACAAAAATTTTTTAGACTTCAAATTTCACAAAAGAGAGAAATTTAGCATTGGAGTACCCAACCTAAAATAA
- a CDS encoding response regulator, with product MLKKLLIMATKNISILYLDDEKENLTSFSANFRREFNLFVASSIEEAYSIIESNEIHVVLSDHKMPHITGVEFFETLSKTHPTIVRILLTGCSDLEIAVESVNRGQIFKFLYKPMDIGLVKKTMILAYDKYMADKRNQQEVIDLIETNEKLEFMLRQKLIS from the coding sequence ATGTTAAAAAAGTTATTAATCATGGCTACTAAAAACATTTCAATCCTTTATTTGGACGACGAAAAAGAGAATCTAACTTCTTTCAGTGCCAATTTCAGACGAGAATTTAATTTGTTTGTTGCCAGCTCCATCGAGGAGGCTTATTCTATTATTGAAAGCAACGAAATACACGTTGTTTTGAGTGACCACAAGATGCCTCATATTACCGGAGTTGAGTTTTTTGAAACACTTAGCAAGACACATCCCACCATTGTTCGCATACTTCTTACAGGTTGTTCGGATTTGGAAATTGCTGTTGAAAGTGTAAATCGCGGACAGATTTTTAAATTCTTATACAAACCTATGGATATAGGTTTGGTTAAAAAGACTATGATTTTGGCCTACGATAAATACATGGCCGACAAAAGAAACCAACAAGAAGTTATTGACCTTATTGAGACTAACGAAAAATTGGAGTTTATGCTCCGCCAAAAACTCATTAGTTAG
- a CDS encoding Rv1355c family protein, translating to MRKILPILNDSYRAVIFQSKDYCNREEILLLEVKRLGGRDGIVIKDTIEGQLKELVKCHYPRIKFKENPDLLDKKVSEFLHGRSAAEIGNWIYYPWLNTLVHLLGKDDFYTVRTNRNQYKITSEQQKELGKKKVGVIGLSVGNAVAITMAMERIFGEIRLADYDEIEVSNLNRIRCGVQNLGINKAIATAREIAEIDPYLNVKVYEGGITHENIDQFFIEGGKLDLLVEECDGLDIKIIARNRAKELGIPVVMETNDRAMLDIERFDLEPDRPILHGLVKNLDVDLLKTLKTNEEKVPYMLDMIGIEDTSVLLRASMLEIEQTITTWPQLGSSVVFGGGLVTSVARRILLGSEVLSGRYYNDFEEVGERIKDNTNLYSDAENIPELTVEKMIEIAGMHLPEVPSSIAMNSVKQLVEAAHKAPSGGNMQPWKWLWEKGRLFMFVDFSLSNSFLDFDHLGTMVGFGAATQNILEESAKRGIKAEFKFKYNNRNLVGFFDFTENEKIRDSECLAEFIDQRGCNRTLGKMLPIPEETYLKLEKICTTIEGARLSWVEGSEIIELGKVLSAIERIRLLTQRGHSDFVKEIRWTTKEAEETKDGIDLRTIDITETERAGLVVSRDSKVAEYLRKNKLGTGMETLMTKAIKEADRIGFITMPYGGHKGYFEGGRALERVWLKATQLNLGFHPISPSTFIFSRYVSSNNDPELQEFSEELKHLREQFKRLLNIEGGVGEIFLFRLFKGNDIRVRSLRRNINQHFFVKN from the coding sequence TTGCGGAAAATATTACCTATATTGAATGATAGTTATCGAGCAGTAATTTTTCAGTCTAAAGATTATTGCAACCGAGAAGAAATTTTGCTACTAGAAGTAAAAAGGCTGGGGGGGAGGGATGGAATCGTGATAAAAGACACGATAGAGGGGCAATTGAAAGAGTTGGTAAAATGCCATTATCCACGGATAAAATTTAAGGAAAATCCAGACTTGTTAGATAAAAAGGTCTCGGAATTTTTACATGGTAGGAGTGCAGCCGAAATTGGCAACTGGATTTATTATCCATGGTTGAATACTCTTGTTCATTTGTTAGGTAAAGATGATTTTTATACCGTCAGAACAAACAGAAATCAGTACAAAATAACATCGGAACAACAAAAAGAGCTGGGAAAAAAAAAGGTCGGGGTTATTGGTTTGTCAGTAGGCAATGCAGTAGCAATTACAATGGCCATGGAGCGGATATTTGGCGAAATTCGTTTGGCAGACTACGACGAAATAGAGGTAAGCAATTTAAACAGAATTAGATGCGGTGTTCAAAATCTGGGAATAAATAAGGCCATTGCCACAGCTCGCGAAATTGCAGAAATAGACCCCTACCTCAACGTTAAAGTATATGAAGGCGGAATTACCCATGAAAATATCGATCAATTTTTTATAGAAGGAGGCAAACTCGACCTATTGGTGGAGGAATGTGATGGCTTGGACATCAAAATAATTGCAAGAAATAGAGCAAAGGAGTTAGGCATTCCGGTGGTAATGGAAACCAACGATAGGGCAATGCTTGATATAGAACGATTTGATTTAGAGCCAGACAGACCTATTTTGCATGGTTTGGTAAAAAACCTCGACGTTGACCTATTAAAAACATTAAAAACCAACGAAGAAAAAGTGCCATATATGCTCGACATGATTGGTATTGAGGATACTTCTGTGTTATTGCGTGCCTCTATGTTAGAGATTGAGCAAACTATAACTACCTGGCCACAATTAGGCAGTTCAGTTGTGTTTGGAGGTGGGTTGGTAACCAGCGTTGCCCGACGAATTTTGTTAGGAAGTGAAGTGCTTTCAGGAAGATATTATAACGATTTTGAGGAGGTTGGGGAGAGGATAAAAGATAATACCAACCTATATTCCGATGCTGAAAATATTCCAGAATTGACGGTTGAGAAAATGATAGAAATTGCTGGAATGCACCTACCGGAAGTGCCATCCTCCATTGCCATGAATTCAGTAAAACAATTGGTAGAGGCAGCACATAAAGCACCATCCGGGGGGAATATGCAGCCATGGAAATGGCTGTGGGAAAAGGGCAGGCTCTTTATGTTTGTTGATTTTTCTTTGTCTAACTCGTTTCTTGATTTCGATCATTTAGGCACCATGGTGGGGTTTGGAGCCGCCACCCAAAATATTTTGGAAGAATCGGCCAAGAGGGGAATAAAGGCTGAGTTTAAGTTTAAATATAACAATAGAAATTTGGTTGGATTTTTTGATTTTACGGAAAATGAAAAAATAAGGGACTCAGAATGTTTAGCAGAATTCATTGACCAACGGGGCTGCAACAGAACACTGGGAAAGATGCTACCTATACCAGAGGAAACCTATTTAAAACTTGAGAAAATTTGCACTACGATAGAAGGAGCAAGATTGAGTTGGGTGGAAGGGAGTGAAATAATAGAATTAGGTAAAGTTTTGAGTGCAATTGAGCGAATTAGACTGTTAACTCAACGTGGGCATTCAGATTTTGTTAAAGAAATTCGTTGGACCACCAAAGAAGCTGAAGAAACGAAAGATGGTATAGACCTTAGAACAATAGATATTACTGAAACAGAAAGAGCAGGTCTGGTTGTCTCTCGTGACAGTAAGGTTGCTGAATATCTTCGAAAAAATAAACTTGGTACTGGAATGGAAACTCTTATGACCAAAGCTATCAAAGAAGCCGACCGTATCGGTTTCATAACCATGCCTTATGGTGGACATAAAGGATATTTTGAAGGAGGAAGAGCACTTGAACGAGTTTGGCTCAAAGCTACCCAACTGAATTTAGGGTTTCATCCTATTAGCCCTTCAACATTTATATTTAGTCGATATGTTTCGAGCAACAATGACCCTGAACTACAGGAGTTTTCGGAAGAACTGAAACACCTGCGAGAGCAATTCAAACGATTGCTTAATATAGAGGGGGGAGTAGGTGAAATTTTCCTTTTTAGGTTGTTCAAAGGGAATGACATTAGGGTTCGTTCTTTAAGGAGAAATATTAATCAGCACTTTTTTGTAAAAAATTGA
- a CDS encoding GHKL domain-containing protein encodes MNIRIFTLFLFWCSSLKLLGSELIVGTQSPEKIVCNQFLYFIDSTNEMSLENLKNLSESKFSRFDNSVFNFGFIRKTIWLKTNIRNKTDFDRLMIEIGQPNADFIEFYVDEHVETFSDMKPFSVRKFQDAKALFEFRILPSESKEIYFKIRSSDELIIPIYVNTPPKILQKRQKAETFFGVFFGIMLVMIFYNLFIYFSLRTQDYLLYVINILFLMLGQGSLLGYLGKYLWPNSGVLSNISGIIFPLLSIIFGMWFVFKFLNLKYYLKWSIYIFWVVIVLSSCGILLAIMGEITLSSIIVRIIGLAASLLVIYMSFILLRWEQKEAKFLLVAWSVFLIGVILYVLKDANVLPYHFITIYAMPIGAALETLLLAFALANSINILKVEREESQRAMLNEMKKNHELINNQSAVLESKVTERTEELQIINEDLKLTLDNLKSTQGQLVEAEKMASLGHLTAGIAHEINNPINFVSSNVKPIRQDLADVLSILDKYNKLASEKGDSELMAIIEEQKKMDIDYSINEMNELLDGIEEGAKRTAEIVTGLKNFSRTDEDEFQQADVNNGLKSTVAILKSELNGISVHLELGSIPHIDCFLGKLNQVFMNLIDNAIDAIREKHSKSMEGILTIRSEQKDDWVVIKISDNGSGMPEEVKNSIFDPFFTTKEVGKGTGLGLSISYGIIEKHHGHIFVESEKGKGTTFVIELPIKVEKEKVE; translated from the coding sequence ATGAACATTAGGATATTTACCCTTTTTCTTTTCTGGTGTTCCTCACTAAAACTACTCGGTTCCGAGTTGATTGTTGGAACGCAGAGTCCTGAAAAAATTGTCTGTAACCAATTTTTATATTTTATCGACTCCACAAATGAAATGAGTCTTGAAAATCTCAAGAATTTATCAGAATCAAAATTTAGTAGGTTTGACAATTCCGTATTTAATTTTGGATTTATCAGAAAAACCATCTGGCTCAAAACTAACATTAGAAACAAAACCGATTTTGATAGACTTATGATTGAAATTGGTCAGCCGAATGCTGATTTTATAGAGTTTTATGTTGATGAACATGTCGAAACGTTTTCAGATATGAAACCTTTTTCAGTGAGAAAATTTCAAGATGCAAAGGCACTTTTTGAGTTCAGAATATTGCCATCAGAATCAAAAGAAATCTATTTTAAGATTAGAAGCAGCGATGAATTAATAATACCAATCTATGTCAATACTCCACCGAAAATTCTGCAAAAGAGGCAAAAGGCTGAAACTTTTTTTGGAGTTTTTTTCGGAATTATGTTAGTAATGATTTTTTATAATCTTTTCATTTATTTCTCACTTAGAACTCAAGATTATTTGTTATACGTAATAAATATATTATTCCTTATGCTCGGGCAAGGTTCTTTGCTCGGTTATTTGGGAAAATATCTGTGGCCTAATTCCGGTGTACTTTCAAATATTTCTGGTATTATTTTTCCTTTATTATCAATCATTTTTGGTATGTGGTTCGTATTCAAATTTCTGAATTTAAAATACTACCTCAAGTGGTCAATATATATATTTTGGGTCGTAATAGTCTTGAGCAGCTGTGGCATTTTGCTCGCTATTATGGGAGAAATAACCCTTTCATCAATTATTGTTAGAATTATAGGTTTGGCGGCTTCATTATTGGTTATTTACATGTCATTCATACTCCTTAGATGGGAGCAAAAAGAAGCAAAATTTCTTCTTGTGGCTTGGTCGGTGTTTTTAATTGGTGTAATACTATATGTTCTAAAAGATGCAAATGTATTACCGTATCATTTTATAACTATCTATGCAATGCCCATTGGTGCTGCTTTAGAAACCTTGCTTTTAGCGTTCGCCTTAGCTAATAGCATTAATATCTTAAAAGTAGAACGGGAAGAATCTCAAAGAGCCATGCTCAATGAAATGAAAAAAAATCATGAACTCATAAACAATCAATCCGCAGTATTAGAATCAAAAGTTACTGAACGAACCGAGGAACTTCAAATAATTAACGAGGACTTAAAATTAACATTAGATAACCTAAAATCAACGCAGGGTCAATTGGTAGAGGCTGAGAAGATGGCTTCTTTAGGGCATTTGACTGCCGGAATTGCCCATGAAATTAATAATCCAATCAATTTTGTTTCATCCAACGTAAAACCGATTAGGCAAGATTTGGCCGATGTGCTTTCAATACTGGATAAATACAATAAGTTAGCTTCAGAGAAGGGTGATAGCGAATTGATGGCCATCATTGAAGAACAGAAAAAGATGGACATTGACTATTCTATCAATGAAATGAACGAGCTTTTAGATGGCATTGAAGAAGGAGCCAAAAGAACTGCCGAAATTGTAACGGGACTCAAGAATTTCTCCCGAACAGATGAAGATGAGTTTCAACAGGCCGATGTAAACAACGGCCTAAAATCGACCGTAGCCATTTTAAAAAGTGAGTTAAATGGAATTTCAGTTCACCTCGAACTGGGTTCAATACCGCATATCGACTGTTTTTTGGGAAAATTAAATCAAGTATTTATGAACCTGATAGACAACGCCATAGATGCCATTCGGGAAAAACATTCCAAAAGCATGGAAGGCATTCTTACCATACGAAGTGAACAGAAAGATGATTGGGTTGTGATAAAAATTAGCGACAATGGAAGTGGGATGCCGGAGGAAGTAAAGAATAGTATTTTTGATCCGTTTTTTACCACCAAAGAGGTAGGAAAAGGAACAGGATTAGGATTGTCAATAAGTTATGGTATCATTGAAAAGCATCATGGTCATATATTTGTTGAATCAGAAAAGGGAAAGGGTACTACATTTGTGATAGAATTGCCCATAAAGGTGGAAAAGGAAAAAGTTGAATAA
- a CDS encoding hybrid sensor histidine kinase/response regulator, which yields MNNNKEYILYVDDEDPNIVAFRAIFRRDFNVITATSAQEGKEKLDEFPQIKVIVSDYLMRGITGVEFFQSILETHSDKIRIMLTGFADQTVLQDAINKAGVYRFLSKPWNEHDLRRTIYSAIEIYDARKQISIYQKELEEAFEDLNSYVHKSSNEMRSTLVSMHGIVRIAKMESKSETDTDYWSIIEKGILQIDLQLRNIIEHYQNNEPVQAFGLIDFDKIIQATLEALSVFQDFGKIKINIKNHNNTDFYNDKFRMQLAFSNMLMHIVEQINPQKGLLNLDIEIIDDIDRVKIIFTDDGMGVENGQLSGLFDLIMTKGTSQDISLYLVKQTVENMEGTVTVVSLLGEGSSFELRIPNQLDAFEAQAKPKR from the coding sequence TTGAATAACAATAAAGAGTACATACTTTATGTTGATGACGAAGACCCCAATATTGTGGCCTTTCGAGCCATATTTCGCCGAGATTTTAATGTAATAACCGCCACTTCGGCACAAGAAGGAAAGGAAAAACTGGATGAGTTTCCTCAAATAAAGGTTATTGTCAGCGACTATTTAATGCGAGGAATAACTGGTGTTGAGTTCTTTCAAAGCATTTTAGAAACCCACAGCGACAAAATTAGGATAATGCTGACGGGTTTTGCCGACCAAACTGTTTTGCAGGATGCCATAAATAAAGCCGGAGTATATCGATTTTTGAGTAAACCGTGGAATGAGCATGACCTTCGTAGAACGATATATTCAGCCATCGAAATTTATGATGCACGAAAACAAATTTCGATTTATCAAAAAGAATTAGAAGAAGCCTTTGAAGACCTTAATTCGTATGTGCACAAGTCTTCAAACGAAATGAGAAGCACACTTGTTTCCATGCACGGTATTGTTAGAATTGCCAAGATGGAAAGCAAATCAGAAACAGATACCGACTATTGGTCAATAATTGAAAAAGGTATTTTGCAAATAGATTTGCAGCTTCGCAATATTATAGAGCATTATCAAAACAATGAGCCAGTTCAAGCATTTGGCCTAATAGATTTTGATAAAATAATACAGGCCACACTCGAAGCATTATCTGTGTTTCAGGATTTTGGAAAAATTAAAATCAATATCAAAAACCACAACAATACCGATTTTTACAACGACAAGTTTAGAATGCAACTTGCGTTTAGCAATATGCTGATGCACATTGTAGAACAAATAAACCCGCAAAAAGGCCTTCTGAATTTGGATATCGAAATAATTGACGACATTGACCGAGTAAAAATTATTTTTACCGATGACGGTATGGGTGTTGAAAACGGCCAGCTATCGGGGTTGTTTGATTTAATAATGACCAAAGGCACGAGCCAAGATATTAGCCTTTATTTGGTAAAACAAACAGTTGAAAATATGGAGGGAACGGTTACTGTTGTTTCTTTACTCGGAGAGGGGTCTAGTTTTGAGTTGAGAATACCCAATCAACTGGATGCTTTTGAGGCACAAGCCAAGCCTAAGCGATGA
- a CDS encoding response regulator, with protein MNIFLIDDSEIDSFISCKLMEAAGIDTPVQIFSNPVDALEQIKNEQDIDVLLVDNQMPVMSGLEFFGKYIEKATAKMPVLVLLTATYNRELAAMAKGIHPNIHLLEKPLNADKLKLILP; from the coding sequence ATGAACATTTTTCTGATTGACGATAGTGAAATTGATTCGTTTATTTCGTGTAAACTAATGGAAGCCGCCGGAATAGACACTCCTGTGCAAATATTTAGCAATCCGGTAGATGCATTAGAGCAAATAAAAAACGAACAAGATATTGATGTCCTTCTGGTCGATAATCAGATGCCTGTAATGAGTGGACTTGAATTTTTTGGTAAATATATCGAGAAAGCTACAGCCAAAATGCCAGTGCTGGTGCTGCTAACGGCTACATATAATCGGGAATTGGCAGCAATGGCAAAAGGCATCCACCCAAATATTCATCTGCTGGAGAAGCCGCTGAATGCGGATAAATTAAAACTGATTTTACCCTGA
- a CDS encoding flippase-like domain-containing protein, with protein MSKGSDILQYFRLRRIIIPLLIGGIVSFYLIFWNGENGFSKSNLNSISWQASAGIWLFFAAVLLVLRDFGYMIRLRILSHRQLTWKQCFQIVILWEFASAVSPGAVGGTAAALLIMAKEKLSVGKSTSIVLVTSLLDELYYLIMVPIGIFWFRNTTVFPDLNIDWISNQALPLYFWGSYIFLFIWTAFLAFSLLVKPNVSKIIIRFFVSLPVLKRFRKKGLLLADDLIQSSYLLKKESSTFWLKSIAVTFIIWSSRFLIINCLIEMVQNHTLVTHWEIYGKQLIMWILQMTSIFTIGASGFAEILFKKFIGSYAPFESVGPLILIWRMLTYYLYLILGFIILPIWLKRVGLKISLPKKKSG; from the coding sequence ATGAGCAAAGGGTCTGACATATTGCAATATTTCAGGCTTCGACGGATTATTATTCCGTTGCTCATTGGTGGTATCGTTTCTTTCTATCTCATTTTTTGGAACGGAGAAAATGGTTTCTCCAAATCCAACCTCAACTCCATTTCGTGGCAAGCATCAGCTGGTATATGGCTTTTCTTTGCCGCTGTACTGTTGGTGTTAAGAGATTTTGGCTATATGATTCGGCTAAGAATTTTGAGCCACCGACAACTTACTTGGAAACAATGTTTTCAAATAGTAATACTTTGGGAATTTGCCTCTGCCGTTTCACCCGGAGCAGTTGGTGGAACTGCTGCCGCATTGCTTATCATGGCCAAAGAAAAACTATCGGTGGGCAAAAGCACCTCCATTGTTTTAGTTACCTCCTTGCTCGATGAGTTGTATTATCTTATTATGGTGCCGATTGGCATTTTTTGGTTTAGAAATACCACCGTTTTTCCCGATTTGAATATTGACTGGATTTCGAACCAAGCTTTACCCCTTTATTTCTGGGGAAGTTATATTTTTCTATTTATATGGACCGCCTTTTTGGCATTTTCGCTTTTAGTAAAACCCAATGTAAGCAAGATAATTATTCGTTTTTTTGTGTCACTTCCGGTCTTAAAAAGATTCAGAAAAAAAGGTCTTTTGTTGGCCGATGATTTAATTCAATCCTCCTATTTGCTCAAAAAGGAATCTTCTACTTTTTGGTTAAAATCTATTGCCGTAACCTTTATCATCTGGTCGAGTCGCTTTTTAATTATCAATTGTTTAATTGAAATGGTTCAAAATCATACGCTCGTTACCCATTGGGAAATATATGGCAAACAACTGATTATGTGGATATTGCAAATGACTTCCATCTTTACCATTGGTGCCAGTGGATTTGCAGAGATATTATTTAAAAAGTTTATTGGGTCGTATGCACCGTTTGAATCTGTTGGTCCTTTAATTTTGATTTGGAGAATGCTTACGTACTATCTATACCTGATTTTAGGGTTTATAATTTTGCCTATTTGGTTAAAAAGAGTGGGGCTTAAAATTTCTCTTCCAAAGAAAAAATCAGGGTAA
- a CDS encoding isocitrate dehydrogenase, giving the protein MTVSIAKGDGIGPEIMDAVISIFDAAGVSLNYDFVGMGKSYYDKGFSTGMTPEAMESIETNGILFKGPMETPKGQGVKSINVTARKIWSTYANRRHFVTIPGVETVYSKAGIPIDITVIRENIEDTYGGIEHMESNDVALSRRFITRQGCQQVVKFAFEMARKEGFKKVACGHKANIMKLTDGLFLEVFYEIAKNYPEIEVSDIIVDALCMKLVQRPQDFEVVVLTNLQGDIVSDLCAGLVGGLGFAPSTNVGECISIFEAVHGTAPDIAGKNIANPTSLLLSGIMMLRHVGLLKEAANIEAALFYTIEQGQHTGDFGNRNSAALSTTEFANAIINNLGKQPSNKVMRETDDFAEYHKPHRPQKQKVMVGEPFTSEIEGIDIFFQSEKHAEDLAVAIKALLPDYLQLISITNRGTVVWPGGSLFTECSTGYGARIMGKNVNKTAYWNFVSHLNQALDVSSTEFLYLINNKRAYSLGQGQIG; this is encoded by the coding sequence ATTACAGTTTCAATTGCTAAAGGAGATGGTATCGGCCCTGAAATCATGGATGCTGTTATATCCATTTTTGATGCCGCCGGAGTTTCGCTCAACTACGATTTCGTTGGTATGGGAAAATCCTACTATGACAAGGGGTTTAGCACTGGCATGACCCCAGAGGCAATGGAAAGTATTGAAACCAACGGAATACTCTTTAAAGGCCCAATGGAAACCCCAAAAGGCCAAGGGGTAAAAAGCATAAACGTTACAGCCCGAAAAATTTGGAGTACGTATGCCAATAGAAGGCACTTTGTAACCATTCCAGGTGTAGAAACCGTTTATTCAAAAGCCGGAATTCCTATCGACATAACGGTAATTCGAGAAAACATTGAAGATACTTATGGCGGCATAGAACACATGGAAAGCAACGATGTAGCATTGAGCCGTCGATTTATTACCCGTCAAGGGTGTCAGCAAGTAGTAAAGTTTGCCTTTGAAATGGCTCGAAAAGAGGGTTTCAAAAAAGTTGCCTGCGGGCATAAAGCCAACATTATGAAACTGACAGATGGCCTTTTTTTGGAAGTATTTTATGAAATAGCAAAAAACTATCCGGAAATAGAGGTATCAGATATCATTGTTGATGCCTTGTGCATGAAACTTGTGCAACGACCTCAAGATTTTGAAGTTGTTGTTCTTACCAATTTGCAGGGCGATATAGTGAGCGATTTGTGTGCCGGATTGGTTGGCGGTTTGGGCTTTGCCCCATCCACTAATGTGGGCGAGTGCATATCTATTTTTGAAGCGGTGCATGGCACTGCCCCCGATATTGCCGGTAAAAATATTGCTAACCCAACCTCTTTGTTGTTAAGTGGAATAATGATGCTTCGGCATGTTGGCTTACTAAAAGAGGCTGCCAATATTGAGGCCGCTCTTTTTTATACCATTGAGCAGGGGCAGCACACCGGAGATTTTGGCAACCGCAATTCTGCAGCACTCAGCACCACCGAATTTGCAAATGCAATAATCAATAATCTTGGAAAACAACCATCAAACAAAGTGATGCGAGAAACGGACGACTTTGCAGAATATCACAAACCACATCGACCTCAAAAGCAAAAAGTAATGGTTGGCGAACCATTTACCAGCGAAATAGAAGGAATTGACATCTTTTTTCAAAGTGAAAAACATGCCGAAGACTTGGCAGTTGCGATAAAAGCCTTGTTGCCAGATTATTTGCAATTAATATCTATAACCAACAGAGGAACCGTGGTGTGGCCAGGTGGCTCCTTATTTACCGAGTGTAGCACCGGTTATGGAGCAAGAATAATGGGCAAAAATGTTAACAAAACCGCCTATTGGAATTTTGTCAGCCATTTGAATCAGGCACTTGATGTATCGAGTACGGAGTTTTTGTATTTAATCAATAACAAACGGGCTTATTCCTTAGGACAAGGACAGATTGGCTGA